One Procambarus clarkii isolate CNS0578487 chromosome 15, FALCON_Pclarkii_2.0, whole genome shotgun sequence DNA segment encodes these proteins:
- the LOC138364844 gene encoding DNA-directed RNA polymerase II subunit RPB1-like, giving the protein MPQQAQRMPQTSPENAQICQENVQTSPENAPTSPENAQTSPENAPNKPRECPKQAQIMPPNKPRECPNKPRECPQTSPENAQTSLENAPTSPENAATSPENAHPTQALKMPQTSPENAPNKPRECPNKPRKCPKQAP; this is encoded by the coding sequence ATGCCCCAACAAGCCCAGAGAATGCCCCAAACGAGCCCAGAGAATGCCCAAATATGCCAAGAGAATGTCCAAACAAGCCCAGAGAATGCCCCAACAAGCCCAGAGAATGCCCAAACAAGCCCAGAGAATGCCCCAAACAAGCCCAGAGAATGCCCCAAACAAGCCCAGATAATGCCCCCAAACAAGCCCAGAGAATGCCCAAACAAGCCTAGAGAATGCCCCCAAACAAGCCCAGAGAATGCCCAAACAAGCCTAGAGAATGCCCCAACAAGCCCAGAGAATGCCGCAACAAGCCCAGAGAATGCCCACCCAACACAAGCCCTGAAAATGCCCCAAACAAGCCCAGAAAATGCCCCAAACAAGCCCAGAGAATGTCCAAACAAGCCCAGAAAATGCCCCAAACAAGCCCCTTAG